In Nostoc piscinale CENA21, the genomic stretch AATCTTCTCTAGCCTCTAGTCCCTAACCTCTACCTCTATTTCCCTTAATTACGATTACGCAGCAACATTACCGCAGCGTTGATTGGCGGGTACGGCTTCCATGATTTTTTTCGGGTTGGGTAAATTCAGGTTTGCCATTAATTGGATAAATTCTTCGCGGTTACCTCCTGCAAACCGAGGGTTACATTGTTTTTCTTCGCCAATGGTGGAAACTGTATGGCCGCGATAATCATGACCAGGATAGACTAGTGTTTCGTCGGGTAATGTGAATAATTTTTGAGTGACAGCATCGTACATCATTCCGGCGTTGCCACTCTGAAAGTCTGTTCTTCCACAACCACGAATAAACAGCGAGTCTCCGGTGAGTAGGTGAGTACCGTTCACTAAATAGGCATTATGGCTATCTGTATGACCGAGGGTAGCGATGGCTTCTACTTTGACGCTGCCTAATTCTATAACTTCGCCATCTTTCATAAATCTGTCTGCACATCCGGCTTGGGCATTCTCTGGCACAATTCCCAAACAACCTGTTATTTCCCGCAGTTTCGCTGTGCCAGTAATATGATCGGCGTGGATGTGGGTTTCTAAACAATATTTGAGAGTTAGTCCTAATTCTTGCAGCAATTGGCGATCGCGCTCCACTTGTTCTAACACCGGATCAACCAAAATCGCCGTTTTTGTGCCTAAATCAGCAATTAAATAAGTATATGTACTAGTCTCTACGTCAAATAGTTGGCGGAATAACATTATGCCTAAACCTCAGTAACATATTTATTCATAATATTACTATATAGTAATATCGCTTGACGCGTCCAGTATATTGACAAATATCACTTAAAATGCTTGTAATTCAAGAATTGTGCTGATTAACTGTTCTGGTTCGACAGGTTTAGAGATATGGCGATGGAAGCCAGCTTGAATGGCTTGTTGAGCGTTGAGTTCTCCAGCATAAGCAGAAAGAGCGATCGCTTTAATATTTCCCCCCTGGTCTGGCGGTAAACTTCGCACTTGCTTGATTAACATATAACCATCGACTTGGGGCATTCCAATATCACTTAACAAGATATCTGGTTGGAAATACTTCAAGGTTTGCAAGGCTTCTGTGGCAGAATTCGCCATTGCAACTTCTGCACCTTCCTGTTCCAGAACAAAAGCCACAAATTCACAGTTATCAGCATCATCATCGACGACTAAAAGCTTGATGTCATTTAAGCTTGAGGCTGACTCTGGTTGCTGACTGGGTTGATGTAATTGCTGGTAAGTAGGGATGAGTGGTAGTTTCAGCGTAAAAGTTGCGCCCAGTCCTTCTCCGAAACTCTGAGCCTGAACTGTGCCACCATGTAACTCAACTAAATAATGCACAATTGCTAGTCCTAAACCTAAACCGCCAAACTTTCTGGTTGTCGCACTATCAGCTTGACGAAAGTAATCAAAGACATAAGGTAAAAATTCGGGAGAAATACCTTTGCCATTATCATTGACCGTAATTTGAGCAAATGATTCTAAGCGTTCTAGACGAATTTCTACCTGACCGCCTGACGGGGTAAACTTGAGGGCATTAGATAGCAGATTCCACACAATTTGTTGTAAACGGTTAAAATCTCCAGCTACTTGTCCCACATTTGATGCCAGAATTGTCCGTATAGTAATTGACTTTGCTTGGGCTGCTAGTTTAACTGTTTCGATTGCACCTTTAATTACTGTGATCAAATCTACAGAAGCTACACTCAGACTAAGTTTGCCTTGTAAAATTTGAGAGATATCTAATAAATCTTCAATTAATTGGGCTTGGAGTTTGGCATTACGTTCAATTGTTTTAAGGGCTTCGGTGGTTTTTGCTGAGTCTAACTGTTGGGATTGTAGTAACCGTGACCAACCAAGAATCGGATTGAGGGGTGTACGTAATTCATGAGATAGGACAGCCAAAAATTCATCTTTAATGCGGTTGGCGGTTTCTGCTTGTTCTCTCGCGGCTTGTTCTTGTTGCAGCAGCAGAATACGTTGTTGTTCTAGTTGTTTTTGGTCTTCAATATCTGTAGCTGTTCCAAACCATTTAATTACCTGACCTTGGTCATTCTTTAACGGTATTGCTTGATGTAAATGCCATCGATATGTCCCATCGGCCCGACGCATTCTGCCTTCTGCTTGATAGTAACTGCCATTTTGTTGAGCCATTACCCAATTTTGAGTTAGTCTAGGTGCATCATCAGGATGAACCACTGCTTGCCAGCCTTCGGTGTTTGCTTGTGCCAGTGTAAACCCAGTAAAATTACACCAACGTTGATTGACATCAATCAGTACTCCGGTTGCATCGGCTGTCCAAACTAATTGGGGGATAGATTCAGCCAAATATCGATAGCGTTCTTCACTGTCCAACAAGGCTGCTTCCGAGAATTTGCGTTCTGTAATATCCAAAGCAATTCCCGTCATCCGAATAGGCTGATGATTGTCATCGTAAAAAGTTTTGCCAATGGCGGTTAGCCATCGTTCTCCTTTGTTGGGATGAAAAATGCGAAATTCTACATTTAGGTCAGTGCGGTTTTCTAGGGCTTGACGGGCTGCTTGATCAGTGCGATCGCGGTCTGGTTCAATGATCGATAAAATCCAGTTTTCATAAGAAGCTGGTGTCAAGGTAGGATCAAGACCATAAAGTTGATAATATTCTGCCGACCAAGTAACTTGATTAGTTGTAATTTCCCAGTCCCACACACCAGCATTAGCAGCTTGTTGAGCAATTCTCAGTCGCTCTTCACTTTGATAGAGTGTTTTTTCGGCTTGTTGACAGTGAGTCTTTACTAAAGCCTCAAATCTGCCGGGATGGTTTTCATTTGTGATGTGTAGAGTTGGTTGTTCCGGCTGAATAAAACTACGAGCAAACTGTTCAATCACTTCCGAGCGCGAAGTTCCTTGCTTTTTTGCATGTTCATCTAATAATTGCCATGCAGTGGCGGTTAGCGTCACACTAAATCGCTGTTTAGTTTCACCATCACAATTACTCACAAATTTACCTGCGCTATTCCGCTTCATAAGATAAGGCTCTGCCCGTATATATATCAGCCGTATACATATACGGTTATTTCTATTCAAGCCTAATTTTTCTGCATCACAATCTCTCTCAAGGAAGATGATTTTATATTTAATACTGCTCAGTTGATATTTAAGATATCAGCTATCTGGGTGTAGATATTTCGCAAAGAATTTCATTAATTCACACCAAGCATCTTCGGCTGCGGGTTGATGATAGTCTGAGCGTTCGTCACAGAAGAAACCATGCCCTGCGTAGGGATAAACCTTTAAGATGTACTCTTTGCCCAATTCTTGAAATCGAGTGTTGATTTGCTGGATGCGATCACTTGAAATAAAAAAATCTCTACCACCAAAAAATAAATACACAGGTATAGTAATATCTTGCACTGCTTCAATCCATTCATCTAAAACCATACCGTAAAAAGGAGCCGCCACTGTAATTTGGTGTGATAACTTGCAAGCGGTAAAAAAAGTCAATCCACCTCCCAAACAAAATCCAGTGACTCCAATTCGATTTGCATCAACATTTGGGAGAGACTTCAAATACATTAATGCAGCTAGAATGTCATTTTCCATTGACTGGCCAAAATCTAACCGCCCCATCATAACCATCGCCTGCTCTACTTGTTCATAACTAAATTTGTTATTGGGCAACTCACGGTAATATAAATCTGGTACTAATACCTCATACCCTTGATTGGCAATTCGGACAGCGACATCTTGAATGTGTGGGGTGACTCCAAATGCCTCCATCAGCAGCAAAATAGCGGGTTTACGTCCGGGTTGAGTTGGTGTGATTAACACAGCAGGCATTTGCCCAGATAGTGTAGAAATTAGCACCTCAGTTTTTGCAATTCTCATCTTCTTTTTTCACTAGAGTCTACTGATAGCTTAAGAAGCCAGCAATTCAGACTTATAGAAAAAAGTTGCGAGATTTTAGTAAAATCTTGTGGTTAATCTTGCAGTAGTTGTTTGGGTGTGACACCAAACCTGCGTTTGAAACACCTCGTCAAATGGCTCTGGTCAGAAAAACCCGTTCGGGCTGCAATCTCTGCAATACTCATTTCGCTGCTTTGTAATAAATACTTGGCTTGTTCAAGACGACATTGCAAAATATATTGGTGGGGTGTAATTCCCATAGATTGTTTAAAAAGCCGAAGAAAATAATAAGGGCTGAGTTGGGTGATGGTGCTTAATTCAATTAATTTCAAATCCTGATGAAGATGCTCATGAATATACTGTGTTACTTGTCGTAAGGCGGATTGAGATAAACCTTGTGAATAACTAGAGAGCTTAGGCTTGGTAACACAGTAGTTGCGTAATAGATGAATTGCTAATGTTGTTTGCAGACTATCAATCAGCAAATCACCACCAAATTTACTCAATTCTACTTCCTGCCTTAAAGTGATAAAAATGCCTTGAATTAAAGCATCAGACTGACTCATACACTGGGGGATAAGTTCGATGTGATCTGCTGCTACTAAATCTTGACCAATCTGCTTTAGTAGAATAGGCTCAATTGCCAAAACTATAAACTCAACTGAGGTATTCCAGTTACAACGGTGGGAAATTTGAGCAGGAATGATTGCACAATCTCCCTGTTTGCGTGTTTCATGGTAAAGCTTACCGTCTAACCACCGTTCTCCGGTGGAGCATAAAGGTAAATTGGCAGAAGTCGGCGCATAAGCAATCACATGGGTTGTGTGTTGATGTTCAGCAATTTCAAATTTAGGCTGTTGAAAAACCTCCAGGTGTAAATTCCGCCAACCTGCGCTTGATAACACCGAAGGTTGGGGCAGAAGTGAATCTGCTGCATTCGGTTGACGGTAATCTAGTTTGATGGCTTTTTCCAACATTTTGCTTGGTATGAAAAGCTGACCTTTAGCGGATAGGTTATACCAATTCACAATTCGCAATGACGCGACGCTCGTTCCTCGCTAACGCTTCGCTATCGCAGGCTCGCTACCGCTACGCTAACGCAATTGATAAATCCTGACTTGACAAGGGTTTCTGGGTTTGGATCTGTATCAGAATTTTAGTGAAATGGTATTAGAAGCCCACAAGAGTTATGTTTATGCACTACTTTAGTCTTGCTGCACCACTAAGGCAAGGTTCTTGCACTCACAGTCCGTTGGAGATTAGCTAAAGCCCGGTTGTAATCTAAAATTGCGGTGACTCGATTACCTTCGGCTCTGGTTAAGTCATTTTCCGCTTCGATGACTTCTGTTTGTGTACCAACACCAGCTTGATATCTAATTCTGGCGATGTTTAGTGCTTCTCTAGCTTGTTCTAAACCCACACTAGAAGTCTGCACATTATCTAAATTAGAACGTAGTTGAGCGTAGTATTGTTCAACATTAAAGCGAATTTGGTCACGCTGATTGGCAAATTGAGTTTCGGCGATCGCTATATTAGCTCTAGCTTGCGCCGCTCTAGCTCTAGCTGCTCCACCATCAAATAAATTTGTACTGGCTTGCAGTCCAATAGAATAACCATCAGTGACGCTGGCAGTATCATTAAAGCGATCGAGTAAGTTATAACTTGTTACTAAACTAACTTGCGGTCTTACCTGCGCTAGTGCCTGTCGTCGCTGTTGTTCGTAAATGTTTCTTTGGGCTACTTGTTGGCGCAATTCTGGGCGATTTTGAAAAGCTTCAATAATAGTTTGTTCTAAGGTTGGTTGCCAAAGACCTGCTAATGCCACTGTATCTGCTGCTGTAA encodes the following:
- a CDS encoding MBL fold metallo-hydrolase gives rise to the protein MLFRQLFDVETSTYTYLIADLGTKTAILVDPVLEQVERDRQLLQELGLTLKYCLETHIHADHITGTAKLREITGCLGIVPENAQAGCADRFMKDGEVIELGSVKVEAIATLGHTDSHNAYLVNGTHLLTGDSLFIRGCGRTDFQSGNAGMMYDAVTQKLFTLPDETLVYPGHDYRGHTVSTIGEEKQCNPRFAGGNREEFIQLMANLNLPNPKKIMEAVPANQRCGNVAA
- a CDS encoding PAS domain-containing protein, producing MKRNSAGKFVSNCDGETKQRFSVTLTATAWQLLDEHAKKQGTSRSEVIEQFARSFIQPEQPTLHITNENHPGRFEALVKTHCQQAEKTLYQSEERLRIAQQAANAGVWDWEITTNQVTWSAEYYQLYGLDPTLTPASYENWILSIIEPDRDRTDQAARQALENRTDLNVEFRIFHPNKGERWLTAIGKTFYDDNHQPIRMTGIALDITERKFSEAALLDSEERYRYLAESIPQLVWTADATGVLIDVNQRWCNFTGFTLAQANTEGWQAVVHPDDAPRLTQNWVMAQQNGSYYQAEGRMRRADGTYRWHLHQAIPLKNDQGQVIKWFGTATDIEDQKQLEQQRILLLQQEQAAREQAETANRIKDEFLAVLSHELRTPLNPILGWSRLLQSQQLDSAKTTEALKTIERNAKLQAQLIEDLLDISQILQGKLSLSVASVDLITVIKGAIETVKLAAQAKSITIRTILASNVGQVAGDFNRLQQIVWNLLSNALKFTPSGGQVEIRLERLESFAQITVNDNGKGISPEFLPYVFDYFRQADSATTRKFGGLGLGLAIVHYLVELHGGTVQAQSFGEGLGATFTLKLPLIPTYQQLHQPSQQPESASSLNDIKLLVVDDDADNCEFVAFVLEQEGAEVAMANSATEALQTLKYFQPDILLSDIGMPQVDGYMLIKQVRSLPPDQGGNIKAIALSAYAGELNAQQAIQAGFHRHISKPVEPEQLISTILELQAF
- a CDS encoding dienelactone hydrolase family protein, whose product is MRIAKTEVLISTLSGQMPAVLITPTQPGRKPAILLLMEAFGVTPHIQDVAVRIANQGYEVLVPDLYYRELPNNKFSYEQVEQAMVMMGRLDFGQSMENDILAALMYLKSLPNVDANRIGVTGFCLGGGLTFFTACKLSHQITVAAPFYGMVLDEWIEAVQDITIPVYLFFGGRDFFISSDRIQQINTRFQELGKEYILKVYPYAGHGFFCDERSDYHQPAAEDAWCELMKFFAKYLHPDS
- a CDS encoding helix-turn-helix domain-containing protein, translated to MLEKAIKLDYRQPNAADSLLPQPSVLSSAGWRNLHLEVFQQPKFEIAEHQHTTHVIAYAPTSANLPLCSTGERWLDGKLYHETRKQGDCAIIPAQISHRCNWNTSVEFIVLAIEPILLKQIGQDLVAADHIELIPQCMSQSDALIQGIFITLRQEVELSKFGGDLLIDSLQTTLAIHLLRNYCVTKPKLSSYSQGLSQSALRQVTQYIHEHLHQDLKLIELSTITQLSPYYFLRLFKQSMGITPHQYILQCRLEQAKYLLQSSEMSIAEIAARTGFSDQSHLTRCFKRRFGVTPKQLLQD